The following coding sequences lie in one Komagataeibacter sucrofermentans DSM 15973 genomic window:
- a CDS encoding AbrB family transcriptional regulator, whose product MPDTTPAPAQKPPARPFSFRNGNIGVKWCCLLALSVAFTVPLHAMHLPAAILIGPMFAAVALAVNEAHLPIPGPAFLLAQGIVGCMIACSLQVRIFSKVIGEGPLFLGGVMCVIVLCTLIGFCLARWKVLPGSTALWGASPGAATVMTLMSQAYGADMRLVAFMQYFRAAAVAIATTTMARSTTPVTTADGASAFWAMPASWPAFGETIGVIVIGVCLAHVVRLSAGALMLPLIIATGLQDMGLLSIELPPWFLAAGYAVLGWGIGLRFTRATLHYAARALPYILMAIALMIAGCGAMALVLARFKHVSLLTAYLATSPGGEDTVAIIAATTPGVDMPFVMAMQTVRFVLVLFTGPLLARTLSRWVER is encoded by the coding sequence ATGCCAGACACAACGCCCGCCCCTGCCCAGAAGCCTCCCGCCAGACCCTTTTCGTTCCGTAATGGCAACATAGGCGTGAAGTGGTGCTGCCTGCTTGCCCTGTCGGTTGCCTTTACCGTTCCGCTACATGCCATGCACCTGCCCGCCGCCATCCTGATCGGCCCGATGTTCGCTGCCGTGGCGCTGGCGGTCAACGAGGCCCATCTCCCCATTCCTGGCCCGGCCTTTTTGCTGGCGCAGGGCATTGTGGGGTGCATGATCGCCTGCAGCCTGCAGGTCAGGATCTTTTCCAAGGTGATTGGCGAGGGACCCCTTTTCCTCGGCGGGGTCATGTGCGTGATCGTTCTGTGCACCCTGATCGGCTTCTGCCTGGCGCGGTGGAAGGTTCTGCCCGGCAGCACGGCGCTATGGGGGGCCTCGCCGGGTGCTGCCACGGTCATGACGCTGATGTCGCAGGCTTATGGCGCGGATATGCGGCTTGTCGCTTTCATGCAGTATTTCCGGGCCGCCGCCGTTGCCATAGCGACTACGACCATGGCGCGCAGCACAACCCCGGTCACGACTGCTGACGGCGCAAGTGCATTCTGGGCGATGCCCGCATCCTGGCCCGCCTTTGGCGAGACGATTGGCGTCATCGTGATCGGTGTATGCCTGGCACATGTAGTACGGCTGTCAGCAGGCGCGCTCATGCTGCCGCTTATCATTGCAACGGGACTGCAGGATATGGGCCTGCTCTCGATCGAGCTGCCACCGTGGTTTCTTGCTGCCGGTTATGCAGTGCTGGGCTGGGGCATCGGCCTGCGCTTTACGCGCGCCACGCTGCATTATGCCGCCCGCGCGCTCCCTTATATCCTGATGGCCATCGCGCTGATGATTGCAGGCTGCGGGGCAATGGCGCTTGTGCTCGCCCGTTTCAAGCATGTCTCGCTGCTGACCGCCTATCTGGCCACCAGTCCGGGCGGTGAGGATACCGTGGCCATCATCGCGGCCACCACGCCCGGCGTTGACATGCCCTTCGTCATGGCCATGCAGACCGTGCGCTTCGTGCTCGTGCTGTTTACCGGCCCGCTACTCGCCCGCACGCTCAGCCGGTGGGTGGAGCGGTAG